A window of the Zeugodacus cucurbitae isolate PBARC_wt_2022May chromosome 2, idZeuCucr1.2, whole genome shotgun sequence genome harbors these coding sequences:
- the LOC105218659 gene encoding myosin heavy chain 95F isoform X5: MSPVLHCENKPTKELEKLRKMDTQLVWARDPVEGYIQCRISEIGAKEFEVTPVDRKYPKRSCHVDDIFSSCDGPQDHDDNCELMLLNEATFLDNLKTRYYKDKIYTYVANILIAVNPYREISDLYSSATIKQYTGRSLGELPPHVFAIADKAIRDMRVLKSSQSIIVSGESGAGKTESTKYLLKYLCHSSDSAGPIEQKILDANPVLEAFGNAKTTRNNNSSRFGKFIEVHYDAKCQVVGGYISHYLLEKSRICTQSSEERNYHVFYMLLAGAPQQLRDKLNLGKPDDYRYLSGCTQYFANAKTEQLIPAAQKSTNHVKKGPLKDPIIDDYNHFQNLDRALGRLGLSEVNKLEIYSLVAAVLHLGNIAFEEIPDDARGGCQVSETSEKSLTITSKLLGVDPSELRQALVSRVMQSKGGGFKGTVIMVPLKIYEASNARDALAKAIYSRLFDRIVALINQSIPFQASNFYIGVLDIAGFEYFTVNSFEQFCINYCNEKLQKFFNDNILKNEQELYKSEGLNVPEITFTDNQDIIDLIEAKSNGIYTLLDEESKLPKPSAPHFTAEVHKAWSNHYRLGLPRSSRLKAHRTLRDEDGFLVRHFAGAVCYNTEQFIEKNNDALHASLEGLVQECENPLLKTLFPSGSNTALRGKLNFISVGSKFKSQLAELMEKLEKNGTNFIRCIKPNSKMIDRDFEGGLALAQLKCSGTISVLELMEHGYPSRVQFADLYNMYKSVLPPELAKLPPRTFCEAMLQSLNLSSKDFKFGVKKVFFRPGKFVEFDRIMKSDPENLLAIVAKVKKWLIRSRWVKSALGAVCVIKLRNRIKYRNNCVLLIQRTVRGYLARKQHRPRYQGIAKINKIRINAQKTIEIAGGLKKGRDEFINEVNGINRQVDEAIKTIKTNEKISSREIDGLYTVVMANMNKLTVDLNSKLKEQKQAEEQERLRKIQEALEAERRAKEEEERKKLEEEENKRLKAEMESRRKAEELQRLRQEEEDRRAALALQAQLEKEAQDDAKYRQQLEQERRDHELALRLANETNGMVEESPPVIRNGQSDVSPMAPNKLISFTRGVTTFASRYLNKSENVRAQQQALGKQKYDLSKWKYSELRDAINTSCDIELLEACRQEFHRRLKVYHAWKAKNRKRTTMEENERAPKSVMEAAYKAPPLAHPKQEITTAQHRYFRIPFMRANAPENTKRGLWYAHFDGQWIARQMELHADKPPILLVAGVDDMQMCELSLEETGLTRKRGAEILEHEFNREWERNGGKPYKNLGANNN, from the exons GTGAACTTATGCTGCTGAATGAAGCAACATTTTTGGATAATTTAAAAACACGTTACTATAAAGATAAAATTTAT ACATATGTGGCCAACATACTAATTGCTGTGAATCCCTATCGTGAAATCAGTGATCTCTACTCATCAGCTACAATTAAGCAGTATACTGGACGTTCCTTGGGCGAATTGCCGCCACATGTGTTTGCGATAG CTGATAAGGCCATACGCGATATGCGCGTACTCAAATCGTCACAATCAATTATCGTATCTGGCGAATCGGGTGCTGGCAAAACAGAATCCACCAAGTATCTGCTGAAGTATTTGTGTCATTCCAGCGACAGTGCCGGACCGATTGAGCAAAAAATTCTAGATG CCAATCCCGTGCTGGAGGCTTTTGGTAATGCGAAGACTACGCGCAACAACAACTCGTCGCGTTTCGGCAAGTTCATTGAAGTGCACTATGACGCCAAGTGTCAAGTGGTTGGCGGCTATATTTCCCATTATCTGCTGGAGAAGAGTCGCATATGCACGCAGAGTTCGGAGGAGCGCAACTATCATGTATTCTATATGCTGCTCGCAGGTGCGCCGCAACAGCTGCGCGATAAGCTCAATTTGGGCAAACCGGATGATTATCGG TATCTCTCCGGCTGTACACAGTATTTTGCCAATGCCAAAACGGAACAACTGATTCCGGCTGCGCAAAAATCCACAAATCACGTGAAAAAAGGACCGCTTAAGGATCCCATAATAGATGATTACAATCATTTTCAAAATCTCGATCGCGCACTGGGTCGTCTGGGTTTGAGCGAAGTGAATAAGCTGGAAATCTATTCGCTGGTGGCCGCCGTTTTGCATTTGGGTAATATTGCCTTTGAAGAGATTCCCGATGATGCGCGTGGTGGCTGTCAAGTGTCAGAAACTTCGGAGAAATCACTGACCATTACATCGAAACTCTTGGGTGTGGACCCGTCGGAGTTGAGACAAGCGCTGGTATCGCGCGTGATGCAAAGCAAGGGTGGCGGCTTTAAGGGCACAGTAATTAT GGTACCCTTGAAGATTTACGAGGCCAGCAATGCGCGTGATGCACTTGCCAAAGCAATATACAGTCGTCTGTTTGATCGCATTGTTGCTTTAATTAATCAAAGCATTCCCTTCCAAGCCTCCAACTTCTACATTGGCGTCTTGGATATCGCCGGTTTCGAGTACTTCACTGTGAATTCGTTCGAGCAATTCTGCATTAATTATTGCAATGAGAAACTGCAGAAATTCTTCAACGACAACATACTCAAGAACGAGCAAGAGCTGTACAAGAGCGAGGGTTTGAATGTGCCGGAAATCACATTTACCGATAATCAGGATATCATCGATTTAATCGAAGCGAAGTCGAACGGCATTTATACGCTCTTGGATGAGGAGTCGAAGCTGCCGAAGCCGTCGGCACCGCACTTCACCGCCGAGGTGCACAAGGCGTGGTCAAATCACTACCGTTTGGGTTTGCCGCGCTCATCGCGCTTGAAGGCGCATCGCACGCTAAGGGATGAGGATGGTTTCCTGGTGCGCCACTTTGCTGGCGCTGTCTGCTACAATACG GAgcaatttattgagaaaaacaaTGATGCTTTGCATGCTTCGCTGGAGGGTTTGGTGCAGGAGTGCGAGAACCCGCTGCTAAAAACACTATTTCCATCGGGCAGCAACACAGCATTGCGTGGCAAATTGAATTTCATATCTGTTGGCTCCAAATTCAAATCGCAACTCGCCGAATTGATGGAGAAATTAGAGAAGAAT GGCACTAATTTCATACGTTGCATCAAGCCAAACAGCAAAATGATCGATCGCGATTTCGAGGGTGGCTTAGCTTTGGCACAACTCAAATGCTCCGGCACAATTTCGGTGCTGGAGCTCATGGAGCATGGATATCCGTCGCGCGTGCAGTTCGCCGATTTGTATAACATGTACAAATCGGTTCTGCCACCTGAGTTAGCCAAGTTGCCGCCACGCACTTTCTGCGAGGCCATGTTGCAATCGCTCAATCTCAGCTCAAAGGATTTCAAGTTTGGCGTGAAGAAGGTATTCTTCCGCCCTGGCAAGTTCGTTGAATTCGATCGCATTATGAAATCTGATCCAGAAAATCTGTTGGCGATCGTGGCTAAGGTCAAGAAATGGTTGATACGTTCACGCTGGGTGAAGTCGGCACTCGGCGCTGTGTGTGTGATCAAGT TACGTAATCGCATCAAGTATCGCAACAATTGTGTTCTACTTATACAACGCACTGTGCGTGGCTATTTGGCGCGCAAACAGCATCGTCCGCGCTATCAAGGCATCGCAAAGATCAACAAAATCCGCATTAATGCGCAAAAGACTATTGAAATTGCCGGTGGCCTGAAGAAGGGTCGCGATGAGTTTATTAACGAAGTGAATGGTATAAATCGCCAAGTGGACGAAGCCATAAAAACGATTAAG ACAAACGAGAAAATATCCTCAAGAGAAATCGATGGCCTCTACACCGTCGTTATGGCCAATATGAATAAGCTCACTGTTGATTTGAACTCCAAATTGAAG GAACAAAAGCAGGCAGAAGAGCAAGAACGTCTGCGCAAAATACAGGAAGCGCTCGAGGCAGAACGACGCGCCAAGGAGGAGGAAGAGCGCAAGAAACTTGAAGAGGAAGAAAACAAACGACT CAAAGCTGAAATGGAATCGCGCCGAAAGGCCGAAGAGCTGCAGCGGCTTAGACAAGAGGAGGAGGATCGCAGGGCCGCTTTGGCGTTGCAAGCACAACTGGAGAAGGAAGCACAAGACGACGCCAAGTACAGGCAGCAATTGGAGCAGGAACGGCGTGATCATGAATTGGCATTGCGTTTGGCCAACGAAACCAATGGCATGGTTGAGGAAAGTCCACCGGTTATACGCAA TGGTCAAAGTGATGTGTCGCCCATGGCTCCCAACAAACTTATCAG TTTTACGCGAGGTGTTACAACGTTTGCATCTCGATATTTGAATAA ATCTGAAAACGTCCGCGCTCAACAACAGGCGTTGGGTAAGCAGAAATACGATTTGTCTAAATGGAAATACTCGGAGTTACGTGATGCTATTAACACATCCTGTGATATTGAGTTGCTCGAA GCTTGCCGTCAAGAGTTCCATCGCCGCTTGAAGGTCTACCACGCCTGGAAGGCAAAGAATCGCAAACGCACCACCATGGAGGAGAATGAGCGGGCACCGAAGAGCGTGATGGAAGCAG CTTACAAGGCACCACCTTTGGCTCATCCGAAACAGGAAATCACTACTGCTCAGCATCGTTACTTCCGTATACCATTCATGCGTGCAAATGCGCCCGAAAACA CTAAACGCGGTCTCTGGTATGCACACTTTGATGGACAATGGATAGCGCGACAAATGGAGTTGCACGCAGACAAGCCGCCCATACTGCTGGTGGCTG GCGTGGATGACATGCAAATGTGCGAACTTAGTCTGGAGGAGACCGGTTTAACACGCAAACGTGGCGCTGAGATTTTGGAGCATGAATTTAATCGTGAATGGGAACGCAACGGCGGCAAACCTTATAAAAATCTGGGTGctaataataactaa